ACTCGACCCCCTGGTCGTAGCCGGCAAACCCGCCATCCTCGATGATCGAGTAGTAGATGCCGTGCACCTTGCCGTCATTGAGCGTGACCTGTCCGGCGCAGTAGCGGCGCGGGATGTTGTCGGACTGCCAGGGCCGGAACGCGATTTCGTGAATATTGCTGTAAGCCGCGATCTTGAGGGAGGAATTCCAGAAGGAGCTTTCCTTTTCCCAGAACTGGGTGGTGATGGTGCCCATGGCCCTCTCGCAGGGCGCGACACGGCCTTCATAATTCGGGCCGGTCAGGCCGAAATTGAGCTCCAGCGGATTGGCCGCCTGCGCGGTCTGGCTCGCGGCGAGCAGGCCGAGGCCGAACACGGCGCCGAGGGCGGTTTTCTTCACGGCGAAAGCGAGGTCGCGCATCGACAATCCGAGCAATGATCCGGTCAGCGGACCGTGCCGTGAAGCGATGGCGGGGTCAAGTGCAGCGCGGCAACACTCGCCGTCACTCTGCAGTCCAGCCGCGGGGCGGCCTTTTTTTGCCCTTCGATGGGCCCTAAGATGCGCCGCAAAACAGGAGTCGCGAATGAGACTGATTGGGGCTTTGAGCCTGGCTGTCGCCTGCGGGGTGTTGGCCGCGGCGCCGGCGCGAGCCGACTTGTTCAACTGGGTGCCGCCCGTCAAGGGCAACGACACCGGTGGCATCATCGCCTACGAGCTCGCGACCCAGGTGGATGCGCGCCAGATCGCAGCCGACCATTGCGCGCGCTACGGCAAGGTGGCGAAGTTCCTCGCCATCGATGCGCAATATGGCGGCTATATCTCCTTCTCCTGCCGCTGGGTGCCCTACGGCGCCGACGAAAGGCCGTTGCGCACGCGCTACTGAGGGCGACCTCCGAACGCATCCACCACAACAAGACGGGAGCGCGCGCCATGCCGCGGCAACTTTCTTTGTTTTGTCTATCGCTCGGCGCGGCGTGCTGCGCCCTGATCGGCGCGTCCGTGGCGCGCGGCGACGAGATGCCGGTGCGCAAGGCGGGCCTCTGGGAGATGAAGATCGTCAAGGTCGGTTCGCAGTCGCCCGACATGACGATGCAGCACTGCACCGACGAGACCACCGACAAGGACATGACCAACGCGGTCTCGCCGCTTGCCAAGCAGGTCTGCTCCAAGCAGGAGGTCAGGAAGACCGCAACCGGCTATGTCAGCGATTCCGTCTGCAGCGTCGGCGGCCTGTCGATGACGTCGCATGCCGAGATCACGGGCGACTTCAGCTCCGCCTACACCGTGAAGACCTCCTCGCATATCGACCGCGCGGGCTCGCAGCAGGACAATTTGACCACGATCGAGGCGAAATGGCTCGGCGCCTGCAAGCCCGACCAGAAGCCGGGCGACGTGGTGATGCCGGGCGGCTTCAAGATCAACGTCAAGGACGCCGAGAAGCTGAAGAACCTGCTGCCGAAATCGAACTAGTGTGCCGATTCCGAAGTTCGCATCATTATGCGGCATACCCGTTTGCGAACTTCGGAATCAAAGGACGCTAGCAACTTATTGATCGAGTGTGGCTCTGGTTCGGAAGTCCGGCCGTGACCGATGTCATCGGAGTGATCGGCCGAGAATCCGCAGCGCCTGCGCGTTCGTCTGCGCCACGTTGAAGCGCATCAGATCGGTGGCCGACTGCGTGACGCTGAAGGCGTTGCCCGGGGCGAGCACGACCCGTTCGCGGAGCGCGGCTTTGGCAACCTCGGCCGCGTCCCGCCCGTCAGGCAGGCGACACCAGAGATAGAAACCGCCGCGCGGCAGCGTCCACGGGCGGACGCCGAGCCCTTCGAGCTGGCCGATGATCTCGCGGCGCCGCTTCGCCAGCCGGCTGCGCAGGCCGCTCAGGTGCTTGCGGTAGCTGCCATCGCTGAGCGTGCCGAAGACGAGCTCGGCCGCAACCGGGCTCGGCCCGCCGAAATTCGTCGCCACCTGGAGATCGACGAGGCCCTCGATCCAGTCCGGCCGGGCGACGATGTAGCCGCAGCGTATCGAGGCCGAAAGCGTCTTGGAGAAGCTGCCGATCCGGATCACGCGGGACAGTCCGTCGAGCGCGGCGAGCCGCGGGGAGGGCTCCGGCTCGAAGTCGGCGAAGATCTCGTCCTCGATGATGGTGAGGTCGTGGGCTGCCGCCGCGGTCAGGATGCGGTGGGCGGTCTGGGGCGCGAGCGTCGCGCCGGTCGGATTGTGGAGGGCCGCGTTGGTCACGTACAGCCGCGGGCGGTGGGCCGCGAGCGCCGCGTTGAAGAGCGCGATGTCCGGGCCGGTCGGCGTGTAGGGAACGCTGACGATCTTCGCCCGGTGGGCTCGCAGCAGTGCCTGGAAGTTGAAGTAGCAGGGGTCGTCGACCAGCACGGTGTCGCCCGGATTGAGCAGGAAGCGGCAGAGCAGGTCGATCGCCCGCGTGCCCGACGTGGTCAGGAGGATCTGGTCGGCCCCCGCCTCGATCCCCTCGGCGGCGAACTGGCGGACCAGCAGCCGGCGCAGCGCCAGCGATCCGCGCGTGACGCCGTAGTCGGCGAGCACGGCGTCGTCGGCTTTGGCCAGCGCGCGGATCGCCCGCCGGATCGCAGCGATGGGCATCCAGGCGGACGGCAGCCAGCCACACCCGGGTCGCAGCATCTCGGGTCCGCCATCGAGCGACTGCCGCGACACCCAGAGCGGATCGATCGCGCGGTCGAGCTTTGGCTCGACCTCGGTCAGCGCGAGCGGCGACGGGGCACCGGCGACATAGAAGCCGGAGCCGGGACGAGAGCGGATCAGGCCCTCCGCCGCGAGGCGATCATAGGCCTCCACGACGGTCGACGGCGAAACCTGCCTGTCGCGGGCGAACTTGCGGATCGAGGGCAGCTTCTCGCCGGCCGCCAGCGTGCGGCTCGCGATGCGCCGGCGGATCGCGGCCATGACCTGCTCCGTCCGTGTCGCAGTCGCATCGCGCGCCGCAGTGACGCTGGCTGTGGCCTCACCACTTGCCAACTGTATTGCTCCCGTAGCCCATACTGTTCGGTCGTACCGTATTGGTGTGTCGCTGTTGTCGCAAGCCCGGCTGCGCTATCGCCGGCAGGCAACGCGACGGAGAGCATCATGCAGCGCACGACGGACGGCTGGGGCAGCGGCCTCCTCGGCGTCGTCATCTTCAGCGGCTCGCTGCCGGCGACCCGGGTTGCGGTCGGCGGCTTCACCCCGCTGTTCTTGACCTCGGCCCGCGCGGTTATCGCGGCCCTGCTCGGCGCAGCCCTGCTGGTCGTGCTCCGCCAGGCGCGCCCGGAGCGGGGCGATCTCGTCCCGCTCGCGGTGGTGGCGCTCGGCGTGGTGATCGGCTTCCCGCTGCTGACGGCGCTCGCGCTCCAGCACATCACCTCCGCGCGATCGATCGTGTTCATCGGGCTGCTGCCGCTCGCGACCGCGATCTTCGGCGTCGTCAGGGGCGGCGAGCGGCCGAAACCGGCGTTCTGGCTGTTCTCCGTCGGCGGCGCCGCCCTGGTCGTCGGCTTCGCACTCGCCAACAACGGCCGCGCGTCGCTGGCCGGCGACCTGCTGATGGTCGCCGCGATCCTGGTCTGCGGTCTCGGCTATGCGGAGGGAGCGCGCCTCGCGCGCCAGCTCGGCGGCTGGCAGGTGATCTCCTGGGCGCTCGTGCTCGCGCTTCCGCTCATGGCAGCACTCGCGCTTGCGACGCTGCCGGATGGCTGGAGCGGGATCGGCAGCCCGGCCTGGCTCGGGCTCGCCTATGTCTCGGTCTTCAGCATGCTGGTCGGCTTCGTGTTCTGGTACCGGGGACTGGCGATCGGCGGCATCGCCGGGGTCGGCCAGCTCCAGTTGCTGCAGCCGTTCTTCGGGCTGGCGCTTGCGGGGCTGCTGCTCGGCGAACCGGTTGCCTGGACGATGATCGCGGTGACCGGGCTGGTCGTCCTCTGCGTGGCCGGCGCGAGGCGCTTCGCCTGATCGATGCTACACCGGCACGCGCACGATGGCGCGCAGGCCGCCCATCGGGCTGTCGCCCAGCATGATGTCGCCGCCATGGGAGCGCGCGATGTCGCGCGCGATCGCAAGGCCAAGGCCCGTGCCGCCCTCGTCCTGGTTGCGCGCGTCGTCGAGCCGCAGGAACGGCTTGAATACCTCCTCGCGCATCTCGGGCGGAATGCCGGGGCCATCGTCGTCGACCGTGACGGAGAGGTAGCGGTGGTCGCGGTGGCCGGTGATGGCGATCCTGTCGCCGTGCCGCGCGGCGTTGGAGACGAGATTGGCGAGGCAGCGCTTGAACGCCGCCGGCTTCACGGTGACGACGGGCAGTCCCGTGAACGAGACGGTCGCGGCGTGGCCGTTGCGCTCGGCGTCGCCGCGCAGCTCTTCCAGCGCCGCCGTCATGTCGGTCGGCTGCGCGTGCTCGCCGGCGTCGCCGCGGGCGAAGGCGAGGTAGTCCTCCAGCATCATCGACATCTCGTCGACGTCCTTGCGCATGCCCTCGACCTCGGGGCTGTCGCCGATCAGCTCGAGCTCGAGCTTGAAGCGGGTCAGAATGGTGCGCAGGTCGTGGCTGACGCCGGCGAGCATCGCGGTGCGCTGCTCGATCGAGCGCTCGATGCGTCCCTTCATCTCGAGGAAGGCCTGTGCCGCGCGCCGTACCTCGCGCGCGCCGCGCGGGCGGAAGTTCGGCGCCTCGCGGCCTTTGCCGAAACTTTCGGCCGCGTCCGCGAGCCGCAGGATCGGCTTGATCTGGTTGCGCAGGAACAGCACCGCGACGAACAGCAGGATGGTCGAGGTGCCGACCATCCAGAACAGGAAGATCTCCGAGTTCGAGGCGTAGGCGGCGCTGCGCTGGGCGAAGATCCGCATCACGGCGTCGTCGAGCTGGATGCGGATTTCGACGAGGCTGGAGCGGCCGACGGTGTCGATCCAGAACGGACGCCCGATCTGGCGGCCGAGCTGCACCGATAGGGTCTGGTCGAGCAGCGAGAAGAACGGCTTCGGCCCCGGCGGCGGCATGTCGCCGACGGGCAGGAAATCGACCACGAGGCCAAGCCGCTGCTGCGCGATGCGGCGCAGCTGCGTGCGGTCCTTGTCCTGCGGATAGGCCTTGTAGACGTCGATCAGCGCGGCGATGTCCTGCACCACGGCGGCCGACAGGTGCCGCGTCACCGTGTTCCAGTGCCGCTCCATGAACACGAAGGCGACCACCGACTGCAGGATCACCATCGGCACGATCATGATCAGCAGCGCGCGGGCATAGAGCCCGGTCGGCATCCAGCTCTTGAAGGCGTTGCCCATCCAGCCGTTGGCCGCCGAGACGCGGTCGGCGGCGGTTCGGATCAGCGCAAGACCGGTATCGATGGTCGTCATTGGCGTCTGGCCGTCGGCAAGGAATTCAGGGTGAGGCGACGAGGCGGTAGCCGATGCCGCGCACCGCCTGCAGGAACAGCGGATTGGCGGGATCGCGCTCGATCTTGCGCCGCAGCCGGTTGATCTGCACGTCGACGGCGCGCTCGTTCACGCTGCCATTGCCGGTCAGCGCCGCGCGCGGCACGGTGTCGCCGGGCCGCGCCGCCAGGATGCGCAGCATCTCGCGCTCGCGGTCGGTGAGGTGGATGGTCTCGTCGCCCTTGCGCAGCTCGCCGCGGTCGAGATGGAAGACATAAGGCCCGAACGCGATCTGCTCGACGGCTGTGACCTGCGGCGGCGAGGTGCGTCTGAGGATGTTGTTGATCCGCAGCGCCAGCTCGCGCGGCTCGAACGGCTTTGCGACATAATCGTCGGCGCCGATCTGCAGGCCCTCGATGCGGGCTTCGGCTTCATGGCGCGCCGTCAGCATCACGATCGGCACCGAGGACTGGGTGCGGATGAAGCGCGCCAGGTCGAAGCCGGTTTCGCCCGGCATCATCACGTCGAGGATCAACAGATCGAAATGCAGGCCGTTCAGCTTGGCGCGCGCGTCGCTCGCGCTCATCGCCGTGGTGACGCGATAGCCTTCCGCTACCAGAAAGCGGGACAGCAGGTCGCGGATGCGGCGGTCGTCGTCGACAAGCAGCAGGTGCGGGGCGTCGTCGGCCGGTTGCAGCGGCGTCCGCTCGGCGGTGGCAGCCTGGGGCACGCTCATTCCTTCTTGCTTGCTGTGCCGGCGCCCAAGATCGTCTCCAGC
This genomic interval from Bradyrhizobium sp. NP1 contains the following:
- a CDS encoding DUF3617 family protein, giving the protein MPRQLSLFCLSLGAACCALIGASVARGDEMPVRKAGLWEMKIVKVGSQSPDMTMQHCTDETTDKDMTNAVSPLAKQVCSKQEVRKTATGYVSDSVCSVGGLSMTSHAEITGDFSSAYTVKTSSHIDRAGSQQDNLTTIEAKWLGACKPDQKPGDVVMPGGFKINVKDAEKLKNLLPKSN
- a CDS encoding PLP-dependent aminotransferase family protein, which encodes MAAIRRRIASRTLAAGEKLPSIRKFARDRQVSPSTVVEAYDRLAAEGLIRSRPGSGFYVAGAPSPLALTEVEPKLDRAIDPLWVSRQSLDGGPEMLRPGCGWLPSAWMPIAAIRRAIRALAKADDAVLADYGVTRGSLALRRLLVRQFAAEGIEAGADQILLTTSGTRAIDLLCRFLLNPGDTVLVDDPCYFNFQALLRAHRAKIVSVPYTPTGPDIALFNAALAAHRPRLYVTNAALHNPTGATLAPQTAHRILTAAAAHDLTIIEDEIFADFEPEPSPRLAALDGLSRVIRIGSFSKTLSASIRCGYIVARPDWIEGLVDLQVATNFGGPSPVAAELVFGTLSDGSYRKHLSGLRSRLAKRRREIIGQLEGLGVRPWTLPRGGFYLWCRLPDGRDAAEVAKAALRERVVLAPGNAFSVTQSATDLMRFNVAQTNAQALRILGRSLR
- a CDS encoding DMT family transporter, with the translated sequence MQRTTDGWGSGLLGVVIFSGSLPATRVAVGGFTPLFLTSARAVIAALLGAALLVVLRQARPERGDLVPLAVVALGVVIGFPLLTALALQHITSARSIVFIGLLPLATAIFGVVRGGERPKPAFWLFSVGGAALVVGFALANNGRASLAGDLLMVAAILVCGLGYAEGARLARQLGGWQVISWALVLALPLMAALALATLPDGWSGIGSPAWLGLAYVSVFSMLVGFVFWYRGLAIGGIAGVGQLQLLQPFFGLALAGLLLGEPVAWTMIAVTGLVVLCVAGARRFA
- a CDS encoding ATP-binding protein, with protein sequence MTTIDTGLALIRTAADRVSAANGWMGNAFKSWMPTGLYARALLIMIVPMVILQSVVAFVFMERHWNTVTRHLSAAVVQDIAALIDVYKAYPQDKDRTQLRRIAQQRLGLVVDFLPVGDMPPPGPKPFFSLLDQTLSVQLGRQIGRPFWIDTVGRSSLVEIRIQLDDAVMRIFAQRSAAYASNSEIFLFWMVGTSTILLFVAVLFLRNQIKPILRLADAAESFGKGREAPNFRPRGAREVRRAAQAFLEMKGRIERSIEQRTAMLAGVSHDLRTILTRFKLELELIGDSPEVEGMRKDVDEMSMMLEDYLAFARGDAGEHAQPTDMTAALEELRGDAERNGHAATVSFTGLPVVTVKPAAFKRCLANLVSNAARHGDRIAITGHRDHRYLSVTVDDDGPGIPPEMREEVFKPFLRLDDARNQDEGGTGLGLAIARDIARSHGGDIMLGDSPMGGLRAIVRVPV
- a CDS encoding response regulator transcription factor, whose amino-acid sequence is MSVPQAATAERTPLQPADDAPHLLLVDDDRRIRDLLSRFLVAEGYRVTTAMSASDARAKLNGLHFDLLILDVMMPGETGFDLARFIRTQSSVPIVMLTARHEAEARIEGLQIGADDYVAKPFEPRELALRINNILRRTSPPQVTAVEQIAFGPYVFHLDRGELRKGDETIHLTDREREMLRILAARPGDTVPRAALTGNGSVNERAVDVQINRLRRKIERDPANPLFLQAVRGIGYRLVASP